The Brassica napus cultivar Da-Ae chromosome C7, Da-Ae, whole genome shotgun sequence genomic interval TGCGAGTAAAACATTTGTATTCTCTTACTGCAGCTCTAAGGGTTTGAAGATTACGAACCTTGGAGGTGCGGCTACCGCAGAGGGTGTTGCTGCCGTTCTTCAGGAGGATGATGATGCTGTTGACCCTCATCTTGAGCGTATCAGAAACCAAGCTGCTGATGAGAGTGACGAGGAGGCAAGTGGTTTTATGTCTGCCCGAATTACTTCAACGTTCTGATGACCATgtttttttgacaatctcaatacttttttaatttatgaagGACGAAGACTTTGTTGGGGGTGAGGATGACGACGGTGGTTCACCAACTGATGATTCTGGCGGAGACGACGACGACTCTGATGCTAGTGACGATGGCGAAGGAGAGAAAGAGGTAGAACTGTTTTCATATAAATCAATCTCTGTCACCAGCGAAACCATATCTTATCTTATTCCTATCGTTGATTCGTTTTCAGAAATCTATCACGAAGGAACCAAAGAAAGAGACGAAAAGCTTGCCCCCGAAGAAGAAAGCAGTAGCCACAGAGGAAGGCAGTAGCAAGAAGAGGAAGGTGAAAAGGAAGAAGGATCCTAATGCACCAAAGAAGGCAATGTCTGGTTTCATGTACTTCTCCCAAATGGAAAGAGATGTGAGTTCCTTCTCTCGTCTTTGTTCTACATTCAACTCTTAATACATTTTAGTATTCTTGTTTATCCCACAGACTTAGCATTCCTATCAAACATTTTGTGGCGACCAAAAGActaatatatatcattttttactGGTGAATTGAACAGAACATAAAGAAGACTCGCCCAGGACTAGGATTTGGAGATGTGGCGAAGGTGCTTGGAGATAAGTGGCGTCAGATGTCTGGTAAAATTCAAAATCTTCCCTCGTTCTTGGTCTTAGCCTAGCATGCGATCTTTATTGTGCGTGTGTTTTCATGTGACCATAGCCGAGGAAAAAGAGCCGTATGAAGCTAAGGCACAAGTCGACAAGAAGCGATACGAGGATCAGATTAGTGATTACAAGAACCCTCAGCCAATGCTTGTAGACTCAGAAAATGATTCCGACAGTAACTAAACTCTGATAGTAGTACCCCAAAGACTAGCATTTGAGATTTTACATGCTATCTTGTCTGCTGCTTCATCTTTAGTTCGTGTGCTTTTCTCAATGTAGTGAATCTTACAAGCTCTTTAGTATCGTACTTTAGCTGGCTGAAGTTCACAAAGATCCATTTGTTTTTGCTCTTTAGGACAATTACTCATCTTCAAATTACACAATTATTTTCAGTAAATCAAACttcaaatcataaaataatcgATTATAATTCTTCTCTTATTAAAGTGCACATGTGATGATGAAACTTATGAACAAGAAGAAGCATCTAAAATCATATCGACAATGGGACGAGGTCTACACATAGCTTCCAATAACGTAGCCCTGCGCAACGTAATTCCCTTTTCATCTTCGCTCATGTCCACATATTCTTCTCCCGCTCTCTCCCACTCGAAACATTGGACCAACGATCCCAAAGCTAACGTCACTAGCCGCAGAGCTAGCCCTAAACCAGGACAAGCTCGTCGTCCCATCCCAAATGGCATCAGCTTTTTATCCTCCCCTTCCTTCTCAAACCTCTCTGGCTTGAACTTCTCTGGCTCTTCCCACATCTTTGGGTCTCTATGTATGGCCCATACGTTCACCAGTAAGGTTGTTCCACGCGGGACATCGTAGCCTGCCACCATGCAATCTTCTGATGCCATGTGAGGAACAAGCATTGGTACAACAGGATAAAGCCGTAAAGTCTCCGACACGATGCTCTGGAGATACGGAAGTTTTACAATGTCTTGTTCCTCTATTAACCGGTCTGAACCGATTTGCTCGTCGATTTCGGTTTTTGCCTTCTTTAATACATCTGGATGGTTCAACAAATTCGACATCGCCCAATCTAACGTTGCTGCTGATGTGTCTGTCCCGGCAAGTATCATAAcctatccaaaatatatattgaaatcaCTTAACTTCCCAAAAATAGAAACTTAGCCACAAATGTTATTATTTAATGTTTCTACTATTTTGGTATTTCGTTACTTACGACTATGATCCCTTTAATGATATCATCAGTGTAGTAATCAGGCTGAGTTTCTTGTAGAGCAAGCAAGCGATCGATCACTGTGTTGCCCTTTTCTTTCTCTGCACGTTTTTCATCAACCAGACTTTGCAAAAACTTGTCAACCCGACCGGCTAACTTCTTCACCCGTTTCTCATAATCAGTTATCCAACAAAGGATCGGGAAGTAGTCAGCAGCATTGCCTGCATCTGCGGAATAAACAGCATCGGCGATCAAGTGTCTAACGTATCTTGCCTCATCGTCATCCTCCGTTCCATCGCCGTAAAATCTCTTTCCAGACAACATCCTAATGATGTTGTTTAGAGTCAAGCTCATAAACAACGATCCCATCTCCACCTTCGCAGATTCCTGAATTTCAGTTATTAACCAAATGGATATAGTTCAAAAGTTCATTTTCTGATTTGAAGCTAGTGTACTCTGTCAAAAATgagtgatttataaattttactcTCTGTTCATAAATAGTATCATTTGTACACTTTTTATACAGattaaaaaatgaataagatTCATTTATGTCTTTAGTTATTACATCTGTTTAACCAATATTGTTTAAGatacataattttattataaggtCAAAccattttgtaattaatattaatgttgAAATAGATATAAATTATATCAGAATTCTAAAAGGCATTTTTGTatgataaaaaatcaaaataacatCTTTTGTAAAACATAGAGAGTAAATCTAactatttgtttatattttgtattttctttagcTCATATATATTCACCTGTTTAAGACAGAATTTATATGTTTCCAAAAGAAGCAATTTTGTATTTTCATTAGAAATATTCACTTGTATCCCAATCAtttcaatatattaaaatacagaaaattgtagaatgtataaataatatgtataataaaattattaagagactttttgtgatttttttttttttggcaaaataTGTTCTGGAAAGACAAAAAGTTGTACTGAAAAGTAAAATAATCACGACCGTAACAACATATGCTAGTAAAACCTAGGGATGTTAACTACAGGGTTAGGGCCCAgccttcttttgtttattataagcTCAGCCCTATTTTAATCTAACCCTATTTTAACCCTATTATAATCAAGGATTAGGGCTGGTACCAGGGTTAACTcatttaattcaaaaaaatatctcatttatttttgttcttaaattttaaagataaaactagaaaaattaagatatgatatgaTTCTTTCTTCCAATTTGTTGagcatcaaaatcaaaagttttcctcccaaaatcgcaaaatcgagtttttgctCCACAACTAAGAATAAATTTTTtccgtcaaaaaaaaattgtgtttttttccgccaaaacctaatttgagtttttccaccaaaaccacaaaatcaagttttcccgccaaaaccgcaaaatcgagttttcccgcaaaaaccgcaaaaaccgcaaaatcgagttttacTGTCAAAAtcggcaaatcgagttttcccgccaaaactgtaaaatcgcgttttcccgccaaaacagcaaaataaagttttccgccgaaaccggcaaatcgggttttcccgccgaaaccataaaatctagtttttccgccaaaaccgcaaaatcgagttttcccgccaaaaacgcaaaatcgagttttcccgccaaaaccacaaaaacgagtttttccgccgaaaccggcaaatcaagtttttccgccgaaaccggcaaatcgagttttcccgccgaaaactacaaaatcgcgctttcccgccgaaacagcaaaaacgagttttccgccgaaaccggcaaatcgggttttctcgccaaaactgcaaaatcgagtttttccgctgaaaccgcaaaatcgagttttccgccaaaactaaaACCGCAATATCGAGTTTTCCCTacaaaaccggcaaatcgagttttccagccaaaaccgtaaaattgagttttacgGGTTTTCcagaaaaacttaattttacgttttcacgggaaaattcgattttgaggttttggcgaaaaactcgattttgattttttggcgggaaaactcgatttcgaagttttgacgaaaaactcgattttgcgtttttggaaggaaaactcgattttgttgttttagttgaaaactcgattttgcggtttcgacgGAAAATTTCGTTGTTCagtttttggcgagaaaactcgactttaagtttttttatgaaaaacattattaaatattgtataatagtTGTGTGAATCAAAATAAAAGGGTTAGAATTTAAACCCTGGTCCTATTAGGACCAATCCTATTTGAACTCTGTTTAAAAAATGAGGGTTAGGGTTACAAATGGTTTCCGGGGTTAGGGCTAACCCTGTTAGGTTGAGCCCATTTTAACATCCCTAGTAAAACCACACTTACGTGCGGAGAGTTTTTCGATAAACAGAAGATGAGCCGTCGGATCTCGTCTTGACGGATGGATAAGAAGCTATCGAGCCTAAGAGACGAGAAGATCTCAATGGCGCCAATACGACGGAGGTTGCGCCAGTTGTCACCATAAGGCGAATTGACCATGGTGGTACAGTTGTAACCTATGTGTTTCGCGAAAATAAACTCCGGCCGGTTGGCGAAAACGATGTCGTTCTTGGTGAAACATTCCTCGGCGACCGAGTGAGAAGAAACGACAAAAACGAGACGATAGCCGAGGCGGAGTGAGAATATCGAGGCGCCGCCTAGTGATTTGGAGAGAGATAGAAAACTCCGTTGGAGCGGCATCTTTAGGAGGTGGAGGTGTCCGATAACCGGAAATGACCAAGCTGGACTCGGCGGAAGGTTTAATTTGCGCCTACGTGTTCCGAACAATAAtgttagagagagaaagagagatagtATCAGGTAGTAGAAAGTTTCCATTATTGAGTTGtgtagttttcttttctttttttttgtcactgagTTGTGTAGTTTTCTAATTCCTATTTGCTAAGGCTAACTTTATAACGACACACACACACTGAAGCTAGTAGTGACTCAATTATTGAGTAAATCAGGTACATGCGTGTGTGGTTGAGAATACAAGCGGGTAATAGTTTTGCTGACGTCACTGCTTACCATAAATAGATACTCATCATGCATGCATAACACGTGCTAACCACTACGATTTGCGTTTGTTGTATTGTTTGTCTGAATTGCGTCAGTGAGTTCTCTTCAGGTTAACAAGTCGAACACCATCGTCCATCAACTTGAGGAACGTAGTAATTGTCAGGGAAATTTAGACTTGACCTTCGATCAACCAAACATCTATCACTTGTTATTTTTGATCCCTATTCGGAAACGCGCTAGACGCTAGTCGGACGGTCGGGTTGGGCTTAGCGCCTAAATAGAAAATCGGAGATTAATTGGAAATTATGCGGGGcggaatttttagatggtttactatattataaaacatgttaatctttaatgtGTATAACATTagtacattttcatgtttaagattgtataaaacacacaaatagaatatataaacttaatatagtgcaattttcatcaaaattatgaatatagatgatatttataaaattttagatcaaataaacaaataaaaaaattattaaaaattaaaaaataaaaaaaaataaaaaaatagattatgcGGCTAAGCAGTCATTTAGGCGATCTAAgcggccgatttttagaacaaggtttttgatactacTTGTTAGGTTTACCCATACACCTAACTTTTATATCATTTGAGTGTTAAAGCTTTGGATCTTTGTGATGAACAACAGAAACTTAAATACACAAGATTTTTCACCTAGTTTCCTTGCGTGTGTGGTTCAGAATACAAGCGGGTAATAGTTTTGCTGACGTCACTGCTTACCATAAATAGATACTCATCATGCATGCATAACACGTGCTAACCACTACGATTTGTGTTTGTTGTATTGTTTGTCTGAATTGCGTCAGTGAGTTCTCTTCAGGTTAACAAGTCGAACACCGTCGTCCATACACTTGAGGAACGTAGTAATTGTCAGGGAAATTTAGACTTAGACCTTCGATCAACCAAACAGCTATCACTAGTTATTTTTGATCCATGTTCGGAaacgcgctaggcgctagtcgggcggtcgggttGGGCTTAGCGCCTAGAGAGAAAATCAAagattaatcggaaattatgcggggcggaatttttagatggtttactatattataaaacatgCTAATCTTTaatgtgtataacattaatacattttcatgtttaagattgtataaaatacacaaatagaatatataaacttaatatagtgtaattttcatcaaaattatgaatataaatgatatttataaaattttagatcaaataaacaaataaaaaaattattaaaaataaaaaataataaataataaaaaaaataaaaaaatagattaggcagCTAGACGGTCATTTAGACGGTCTaggcggccgatttttagaacatgatTTTTGATACTACTTGTTAGGTTTACCCATACACCTAACTTTTCTATCCTTTGAGTGTTAAAGCTTTGGATCTTTGTGATGAACAACAGAAACTTAAAGACATAAGATTTTTCTCCTAGTTCCCTTGCGGTACCTCTGGGGTGGGATCTCTCTCCCACAACTTCCACTACAAACAAAGCTTACAAGTTCCAGTCACTTCTCACTTCCTTGAGAATGACAAAGGAGGTTACAGAAGAAGAGTACAATACCAAAACACTCTAAGAATACAAAGATTCgaattttgtttcttctcttgtCTTTGGTAGCTTCTCACTCTCTGACTACTTCTCTCTTATCTCCTTCTTGCTCTTTGCTCAGCTGCAGATCCCTCTTGACTGCCTTTGAGCCTTTTGTTTGCCTCTGTCTCTAGATCTTGTGGAGTTCCTCTTGAAACACATACCAAATGCTTATAACCAACAATCTCCACCTTGAGCGTTTGGTCACTTGTGTTTGTGCTCCCTTGCGCTTCCAACCTACATCTAACCTACCATGCCTTGTAGGTACTTGCCCCGCTTCTTGGGGGTCCTCCGTTTCCTGAGACGGAATCATCCTCGTCTTCTCATATCTCAATTACTCCACCTGAGTCGAACCACTTGCTTCAACTTCTTCTGAAGCTTTCCCTCAACTGCTCCACCTGGAACCTGTGGCTCTACTTACACATTTCCAGAAACTCCACCATGTAACTCTCCACACTGCAACTTAACTTTCCATCTCCAGGCTTTAGACAAATTAACTCTACCATGTCAATTCGATCCTGGAAGATCCACCATAAGCCAGCTTAGTTACATGGAGCTGTTTCCCCTTTTAGTGAGCGTTGAGAAGTATGCAGCCTTGCTGCAACTCCTGAGTCGGTATCTTATTATCCAAGAAGCCTCCTTGCTTACTCCTAGCATGCTTCTGATCTTGGGTAGACTCTCCTGCTCTTATGACAGACTCACATTCTGTTTCACTCACATTGAACATAAATCCTATGGCTGCTTCAATCTCATCTAAGCCTGTTGCATTCTCTGAGCCTGAGATACTACTAATGCAACACTCAGAATCCTTCTCGAATCCATGAAGCTTTTGATTCCTCCTTCTTGAAGACtgttttttggttttctctttGTCCACTTGAGCTACTTTCGGTTCTGCCCCTGATTCCTCTCTGCTCCACTTAGACTCATTCTCTCCTGACATTGATGTCATAGAAGAGCCTCCACCTTGAGCTAATGACCCCTGCCACTTATAGCCATAAGGAGTTGGTCCTTGAATCACATCCTTACTGAAAGTCGCATTccttaacttcttctttccagcTCCCTTAACCGATTTTTCTGCTCCTTTCCCGGACTTCCTTGCTTCTATACTCACATTCTCTTCTCTTGGCACATTCACTTCAGCCTTAGTGACCTTGCCTTGAAGGTAGTAGAGCCCTTCGTGATACTCTCTTGATATCACCTTCCTTCCAGCTTTGTAGAACTGAACCTTGAAGCCTTCTTCTCTGTACTTGTAACCTGACTTCTCCAACATCCCATAGGAAATCAGATTTCTACTCACCTCTGGCATGTATTTAACATCCTTGAGTATCACTTCTGAACCATCCGGATTCTCAATCCAAACCTTTCCTATCCCCTTGATGTTACCATATGTGTTGTTAGCCATTAACACTTTACCACCATCAAGCTCTTTGAAGTCAAACAAGACTTCCTTGTCTGGTGTGTTGTGGTATGAACAACCAGAGTCCATAATCCACCCTTTCTTTGTGTCATGAGTGCTAACACTTAAAATCATTGGTTCCCTATATTCAGTTGCAGTATTTGCAGAGCCTTTATCCCTCCTCTTCGGGCATTCTATTTTCCAGTGCCCTTCATCTCCACAGATAAAACAACCTTTGTTGTTCTTATCAGGCCGTGGCTTAGACTAATACTTTCCTCTGCTCTTAGACCTTTCTCTTCCATGTTGGTTGTTTCCTCTTGAATCAACATAGAGACCTTCAGCACTTGGTCTGGACTGGCTTCCACTTTCAGttaactctctctctccttggaCCTTGCAGCTCCTGTAACTTCATTCAAGCTAAGACTGTCCCTTCCATACTTGAGAGTTTCCTTTAGCTGGTCATACCTTTGGGGCAATGAGCTTAACAGCAGAATAGCTTGGACTTCATCTGACACATCTACACCCAGATTGTTCAGATCCGCTACCAGCTTGAGAAAGTCATCAACATTCTCATCTATACTCTTCGCATCATTCATCTTGAAAGTATAGAACTTCAGATGTAGATATATGCGATTTGGTAATGAAGTCTCCATGTACAACCTGTCCAATGTTGACCATATGGCTGCTGCTGTTTCACAGTGCTTGGTCTTCCTTAGCACTTGATTCCCCACATTCAAGACAATCAAATCTTTAGTCTTTTCTGATTTCTCGAGCTTTACTGGATCTATACTTGGACCAGCATCTGAGACCCCTGCTAACCCCTTCTGTGGATCCTTCATAGCAGCTTCCAACTCTTCCCGTTCACTAGGTGCATCCTTCAATAGTTTCTCATCTGTGAGAATCCCTTTCAAACCTAGAACACCAAAGTGAGCTAGCATACGAACCTTCCATAAGGAGAAATCCCCTGTTCCATCAAACCTATCCACTTTAATCCTTGTATTCAACATTGAATCTTCAAGGAGCATCTACTAACACTCTTTCTCTGAACCTTGaactctgataccacttgtcaGGGAAATTTAGACTTGACCTTCTATCAACCAAACAACTATCACTTGCTAGTTTTGATACTACTTGTTAGGTTTACCCATACACCTAACTTCTCTTCCCTTTGAGTGTTAAAGCTTTGGATCTTTGTGGTGAACAACAAAAACTTAAAGACACAAGATTTTTCACCCAGTTCCCTTGTGGTACCTCTGGGGTGGGATCTCTCTCCCAAATTCCACTACAAACAAAGCTTACAAGTTCCAGTCACTTCTCACTTCCTTGAGAATGACAAAGGAGGTTACAGAAGAAGAGTACAATACCAAAACACTCTAAGAACACAAAGATTCGAACTTTGTTTCTTCTCTTGTCTTTGGTAGCTTCTCACTCTCTGACTACTTCTCTTTTGTCTCCTTCTTGCTCTTTGTTCAGCTGCAGATCCCTCTTGACTGCCTTTGAGCCTTTTGTTTGCCTCTGTCTCTAGATCTTGTGGAGTTCTTCTTGTCTTGTCTTTTCTTGGTTTCTGGCTTAGCTTagcttttttttaacttcttaggTTTAGAGGAGGctcaagatatatatatagtggtaTCTTGTGTCCCCAAAACCCTAGCTCTAATGGGCTTCGAGGCCCAAACATAACATCTTTCCTAGAGCATCAAAGTGCAAGATGCAGCTTTTCTAAAGTGGTCACTTCAGTGCTTTAGGTAACTTCGCCGATTTCTCTATAGAAACAAAGTGCTGAAGACAGGTTTCCGAAGTCGGCACTTCAGAGCCGTAGGTGAAACACGTACCAAATGCTGATAACCAacagtaataaataaaacatgcgatattttattaatagaataagaAATATCGATATTTTGTTAATGGTTTCAAATAGAGATTAAAATATCGCATGGCGTTTCCCTCCTtcatatttagttaaaaaaacaatattattttagatgAACTCATGGCTCCCTCCTTCATCTGTTGTTGTTAACTTGCGTCTCACTCAGTCTAAGTGTTTGTTGCTAGTGTGGCTCAATGGCCTGAAGGCGCTTCCTCCGCCCAAATGTGCCTTACCAGCGGCATCGTACTGAACTCCTCCTCCGAAACCCATGGATCCCCCGAAGAATCCTCCGGCATTACCTCCGACGTTAGCTCCGACATTAGCTCCGACGTTTCCTCCTGCATTACCTCCTACCTTGGCTCCGGTCGTAGGTCCACACCCGGCTTTGGCATTACCTCCAACCTTGGCTCCTAATTCGACTCCGGCTTGACCTCCGACTTTAACTTCGCCTTGAGCTCCGAAGTTGCCTCCGACCTTGCCTCTGCCTTTGCCTCCAACCTTGCCTCTGCCTTTGCCTCCAACCTTGCCTCCGGCTTCAGCTTGACCTCCGACTTTAACTTCGCCTTGAGCTCCAAAGTTGCCTCCCACACGACCTCCGACCTTGCCTTTGCCACGGCCTCCGACCTTGCCTCTGCCACGACCTCCGACCTTGCCTCCAACAAGTCCTCCGACTCCAGCACCAGCATTGCCTCCGACTCCGACTCCGGCTCCGACATTACCTCCGGTATTacctccgatggctcctccgacATTACCTCTGATGGCTCCGAAAAAGTTACCGCCAAGTTGGACACCCTTCTTGAGGAAACCATCGAAAAGGCTACCGGGAACAACGGGGTTCCCCATCGGCTTCCCGGCGAATTTGGCACTGCACTTAGTGATCACCTTCACGAAAACATTAATGTAACCCTTCAACTTAATCAAACACTTCTCAATCTTGAACCTATCAGCCTTGCTTATCTGAGCATTAGCATCGAAATTATACTTGGCCGAGATCTCAGCAATCATCTGCTCAAGCTCAACAAACCCATCAGCCATCACCTTGTAGCTCTTCCGCACCCTAGACGCAAGCTCACCTTCAACACCAACAGCTGCTTGAGCCGCAAACATCGCCTCAGTCATCATAACGAATTTGGTATGGATAGAACCAAACGCACTCTTGACGGCTTTAACCTTGAAAACAGCGAGGTAGTCGCTGTAGCCTTTGCAGATGGCGAACAAAGTGCTGAACTGAGGTGTGTTGGGTGCGGAT includes:
- the LOC106391411 gene encoding cytochrome P450 81D11-like codes for the protein METFYYLILSLFLSLTLLFGTRRRKLNLPPSPAWSFPVIGHLHLLKMPLQRSFLSLSKSLGGASIFSLRLGYRLVFVVSSHSVAEECFTKNDIVFANRPEFIFAKHIGYNCTTMVNSPYGDNWRNLRRIGAIEIFSSLRLDSFLSIRQDEIRRLIFCLSKNSPHESAKVEMGSLFMSLTLNNIIRMLSGKRFYGDGTEDDDEARYVRHLIADAVYSADAGNAADYFPILCWITDYEKRVKKLAGRVDKFLQSLVDEKRAEKEKGNTVIDRLLALQETQPDYYTDDIIKGIIVVMILAGTDTSAATLDWAMSNLLNHPDVLKKAKTEIDEQIGSDRLIEEQDIVKLPYLQSIVSETLRLYPVVPMLVPHMASEDCMVAGYDVPRGTTLLVNVWAIHRDPKMWEEPEKFKPERFEKEGEDKKLMPFGMGRRACPGLGLALRLVTLALGSLVQCFEWERAGEEYVDMSEDEKGITLRRATLLEAMCRPRPIVDMILDASSCS
- the LOC106394042 gene encoding glycine-rich cell wall structural protein-like translates to MARISLLLFIAVVLAIGSVSAHPPNKKTKKNLCPPTLSQLQTFPSIEISKLIEKKIKSAPNTPQFSTLFAICKGYSDYLAVFKVKAVKSAFGSIHTKFVMMTEAMFAAQAAVGVEGELASRVRKSYKVMADGFVELEQMIAEISAKYNFDANAQISKADRFKIEKCLIKLKGYINVFVKVITKCSAKFAGKPMGNPVVPGSLFDGFLKKGVQLGGNFFGAIRGNVGGAIGGNTGGNVGAGVGVGGNAGAGVGGLVGGKVGGRGRGKVGGRGKGKVGGRVGGNFGAQGEVKVGGQAEAGGKVGGKGRGKVGGKGRGKVGGNFGAQGEVKVGGQAGVELGAKVGGNAKAGCGPTTGAKVGGNAGGNVGANVGANVGGNAGGFFGGSMGFGGGVQYDAAGKAHLGGGSAFRPLSHTSNKHLD